Genomic DNA from Prevotella intermedia ATCC 25611 = DSM 20706:
AGAGCAATGGCACGTGATTCAATCTCTTTCACTGTTCTGGGGAATGTGATGTTGGTAACTTTATTACTACCATAGAAACAGAATTGAGCGACTTTCTCGAAATAAGGTACAAGCGTATATTTCGAATTTGCCTTACCGGCAGGAAATACTTGGAGCACTTTTTTATCGAAATCACAAAGCATGCCATCAAGTGTACTGTATTTCGTATTGCCTTTATCAACAATGAATCTCAGGAGGTTTTCACAGAAGTTGAACGCTCCTTTTTGCACTTCTTGGAGGTTCTTGGGTAACTTAATTTCTGTGAGGTTCGAGCAATGGTCAAAAGCAAAACTTTCAATCAGTTTAATACTTTCCGGCAAAGTGATATGTGTGATTCCGCAATCGGCAAACGCTCCATTACCGATTCTTGTAAGAACAGACCCTTTTTCAAACTCTACAGTTTTCAATCCCTTCGTACCCTTGAAAGCACCACTGGCTATTTCAGAAACAGTCTTAGGTATTTTAAATGTTTCTAACTTAGGACAGTTAAAGAATACGTAACTACTTATTTTCTCCAAACTGTTCGTCCCATCAAAGGAAACTGTCTTGAGATTTTTTGCATTTTGGAAGAGATTGCCTGATAATTCTTTCAGTTGGCAACCATCGGCAAAGTGTACTTCTTTGAGAGTTTCTATATCGGCAAAACCTGCTCCTTCCAGGTTCTTGACCGATGCAGGTATGGTAATGTTCTCCAACTTTGTGTTTTGAAAAGCGTGGTCTCCGATAGTCTCGAGGTTTGTAGTCCCCTGAAAATCCACCTTTTTCAGTATCTTAGCACCCTTGAAAGCGGACGGACAGATAGTCTTTACAGTTTTTGCTATTGTAACATTCTCTAAATTCTGAACATCGGAGAAAGCAAAGTCTTCAATCTTTATCGTACCTTCTGGCACAGTATAATCGTTTTTCTTTCCGCATGGGTAAAGTAAAAGGTTTTTGCCATCTTTTGTAAAGATCACACCATCTTTTGCCACATAGTTACTATTTTGTTTATCTACGACAAAAGTTTCGATGAATTGGCAGTTAGTAAATGCTCCCTGACCAATCTTATTAACATCTTTACCAATCGTTACACTTTCCAATGCACTGCACGAATTAAAAGCGTTATTACCAATTATCTTCGTTTGGTTTAAATCGAGTTGTTTAATAGAACTACCGATGGCAGCATTCTGAGACACTTCAGTAATACCATCAGGTATTTTCAATTTCTCAGTAGGTTGCTCCAATTTATCGTATTTAAAGGGAACATGTAAGAGCTTTTTTCCTTCCTTATCACATAAAAGACCATCTTTATCGCAGAAGTTATTACCGCCAAGTACTGTAAAATGAGTTCCACTAGTATTAAACGACGGATATTCGCCATTTTCTGAAATTTTAGTAACGGAAGCAGGGATAGTTATCTTTGTCATTTTTTTGCAATTAGAGAATGCCGATGGCATAATCTCTTCCACGTTATTGGGTACAGAATATTCACCAGCCTTGCCTGCTGGAACATAGACCAACTGTTTACCATTGTAAGATAGCAATGAACCGTCACTTGCTGTCTTATAATTCATATTTCCCGATTTTACCTCAAAACTCGTAAGTTTCGGACAATCGACAAAGCACCCGATACCTACTTTCTCACAAGATTTAGGTATGATTACTTTCTGTAGAGTTTGAGGCTTGCGGAACGAATTATTGGAAATTTCCTTGAACCCTTCAGAAAACTCCACTTCGGTAACGCCATCTTGCACCTTAGACTCCCAAGCTACACAGCCTACCACATTGTACCATTCCCTGTCCATTCCTTCAGGGCTTTGCACCTTTATAGGAATAGTTACCTTACCACTCCCTTTTACTGTCAGCACCAACACTTCATACTTAGATAATGCGGGATTAGGATCCACATCTTTCTTGGAAACCCTATACTCACAACCTCCATATTCGAAAACGGTTCCTACCGTTTGCGCAAAGGCTTCTGTTGCCGACAATACCATTGCCAGCAACAGCATACTAAATAGTCTTTTTTGTTTCATTTTTTATTAAACTATAATTTATTATTCTTTTTGAATATTACTTGTGGTTAAAACTTTCTAACTAATCGGTCTTATTTCATTCAAATGATAAGATGTTGCAATAGAACAAACAAATGAAAATAACTATATCTTTCTGCTTGCTTCAAACTTGAAATCTTATAACTTGGGTGCAAAGGTAAAGATAAAAAGCTTAATAAGCAAATATTTAGTGAAAGAAAACTATTGTTTTGAAAATATTGAGAATATTCTCTATAATTATTGCCATTACGAAAACTCAAAATTAATTATGATATTTTTTGAGGAGACAAAGTTGGATTAAACCAGACTTTTTAGTACTTTTGCATTCAAATTAAACATAAACGACACGGTTCATTCTTTGCGATTACGCTTTAGAGTGCCCGATAAACAACAAAAGAGACAATGAGAAGCAAAACTACTTCTTGGTTTGAGACCAAGGTGCGTTACGATAAGACCATGGAAGATGGTCAGAACAAAAAGGCTACAGAGGCTTACACCGTAGAGGCGTTGAGTTTTTCTGAAGCAGAGAGTGCCATAACAGAAGAAATGTCGCACTACATCAGCGGCGAATTTGACGTGAAAGCGATTACCCCAGCTGCTTACGGCGAGATTTTCTTCAGCGATGCCGACAGCGACGACAAATGGTTCAAGGCTCGCTTGGCATTCATTACCATTGATGAAAAGACCGAAAAGGAAAAGCGTTCCACCATTACTTACCTTGTTCAGGCTCACTCTGTCAATGGTGCAGTGAAGCATGTGGACGAGGTTATGGGCAAGACAATGATTGATTACGACATCGTTTCCATTGCCGATACAAAGATTATGGACGTGTTTGAGCACAAAGCAGCATCGAAAGCGTCTGACGCAAAGCCTGAATACGAATAACAAGAGAGCGTAGAATACCATAAAACAACCGAACCATGTATGATGTAGCAACTAACTTACACAAGGTGAAGGACGGCTTACCCGATGGCGTTCGCTTGATTGCCATCAGCAAGTTTCACCCTAACGAATACATCGAAGCTGCCTACAACGAGGGGCAACGTGTATTTGGCGAGAGCCACGAACAGGAGCTTTCTGCCAAAGCAAAGACGCTGCCAACAGACATTGAATGGCACTTCATAGGGCATTTGCAGACCAACAAGGTGAAGTACATTGCTCCTTACATCTCTATGATTGAGGCAGTGGACTCAATGAAACTGCTGAAAGAAATCAACAAACAGGCAGCAAAGCACGACCGTATCATCAATGTATTGTTGGAATTGCACATCGCCGAAGAGGTTTCCAAGTATGGATTCAGCCTTGACGACTGCCGTAATCTATTGGAAGAAGGCGAGTGGCGCGAGCTAAAACACGTGCATGTATCGGGCTTAATGATGATGGCATCGAACACAGACGATACCGAACAAATCAGAAAAGAAATGACCCAAGCTGCCGATTTCTTCGATGAAGTGAAAGCAAAGTACTTTGCCGACGACCCCGAATTTAAGGAACGGTCGTGGGGAATGAGCAGCGATTACGAGATAGCAATAGACTGTCGCAGCACGATGATTAGAGTAGGAACTGCCATTTTTGGTCCTCGCGTGTACTGATAACCGACAAGTCAAGCAACGACACCCCAACAAAACCAACCCCAACTGAATTATGATACAAGAATATCAAATACGTGTGATGCCCCAAGTGGCATATAACGAAAAGAATATAAAAGCGTTTATAGCGAAAGACAAAGGCATTGACGCACGCACCATCAACCACGTGCGCACACTGAAACGCTCTATCGATGCTCGCCACCGTGATATTTTTGTGAACCTGAAAGTAAGGGTCTACATCAACGAAGTGCCACACGATGATGCTTTTGTGAAGACAGAGTACCCCGATGTGAGCCACGCGCCTCGTGTCATCGTTGTCGGAGCAGGGCCAGGCGGACTGTTTGCTGCCTTAAGATTGGTGGAATTAGGTTTACGCCCCATTGTTCTTGAACGTGGAAAAGATGTGCGCGAGCGCAAAAAAGACCTTGCACAAATATCTCGTACCCATACCGTAGACCCTGAATCGAACTACTGTTTCGGCGAAGGAGGTGCAGGAGCTTACTCCGATGGCAAGCTTTACACACGCAGCAAGAAGCGTGGTTCGGTGGAGAAAATACTCAACGTGTTCTGCCAACACGGCGCATCTACAAGCATTCTTGCCGATGCTCACCCGCACATCGGT
This window encodes:
- a CDS encoding leucine-rich repeat domain-containing protein; the encoded protein is MKQKRLFSMLLLAMVLSATEAFAQTVGTVFEYGGCEYRVSKKDVDPNPALSKYEVLVLTVKGSGKVTIPIKVQSPEGMDREWYNVVGCVAWESKVQDGVTEVEFSEGFKEISNNSFRKPQTLQKVIIPKSCEKVGIGCFVDCPKLTSFEVKSGNMNYKTASDGSLLSYNGKQLVYVPAGKAGEYSVPNNVEEIMPSAFSNCKKMTKITIPASVTKISENGEYPSFNTSGTHFTVLGGNNFCDKDGLLCDKEGKKLLHVPFKYDKLEQPTEKLKIPDGITEVSQNAAIGSSIKQLDLNQTKIIGNNAFNSCSALESVTIGKDVNKIGQGAFTNCQFIETFVVDKQNSNYVAKDGVIFTKDGKNLLLYPCGKKNDYTVPEGTIKIEDFAFSDVQNLENVTIAKTVKTICPSAFKGAKILKKVDFQGTTNLETIGDHAFQNTKLENITIPASVKNLEGAGFADIETLKEVHFADGCQLKELSGNLFQNAKNLKTVSFDGTNSLEKISSYVFFNCPKLETFKIPKTVSEIASGAFKGTKGLKTVEFEKGSVLTRIGNGAFADCGITHITLPESIKLIESFAFDHCSNLTEIKLPKNLQEVQKGAFNFCENLLRFIVDKGNTKYSTLDGMLCDFDKKVLQVFPAGKANSKYTLVPYFEKVAQFCFYGSNKVTNITFPRTVKEIESRAIALCNKLESLSFMGEDNVPTLNADIMYESGNKKNVTIYVRKKWYETGTNDETIKKYNQTFKEVHPSFVSSKGYDRGTEFFPTSMKNVGAISFYTERTSVILDKTAKEDAVTTPDRFGKTFPEKTYDVSSILDFAYEKATKVKAIVSLADMGYVGMNSFKGTSIKDIYFVGNAPGELGSVNYEQPDSYPFKDGQNIYVKKSKVADYKSKWQIAPHMLNITHEIPQETNKNGGTVCFPFDVKYPEGQGDKDIKPYVPVDYTYAYAVSNPIVRAYSLDDYYVPAYVGVLIRSKKTATVSSYCQMDEEQLHKEDKLTAVGYNKNADNRMVGAVEDVTITNESGFQYYAFSKKYGKFVQLKDNVTFPYFKAYFRLRKNPTSPAKGFSIVYDEEDVPAGIDGITDFGKDNDNAPYYNLNGVQVSKPTKGVYIHNGKKVIIK
- a CDS encoding DUF4494 domain-containing protein; this encodes MRSKTTSWFETKVRYDKTMEDGQNKKATEAYTVEALSFSEAESAITEEMSHYISGEFDVKAITPAAYGEIFFSDADSDDKWFKARLAFITIDEKTEKEKRSTITYLVQAHSVNGAVKHVDEVMGKTMIDYDIVSIADTKIMDVFEHKAASKASDAKPEYE
- a CDS encoding YggS family pyridoxal phosphate-dependent enzyme, which encodes MYDVATNLHKVKDGLPDGVRLIAISKFHPNEYIEAAYNEGQRVFGESHEQELSAKAKTLPTDIEWHFIGHLQTNKVKYIAPYISMIEAVDSMKLLKEINKQAAKHDRIINVLLELHIAEEVSKYGFSLDDCRNLLEEGEWRELKHVHVSGLMMMASNTDDTEQIRKEMTQAADFFDEVKAKYFADDPEFKERSWGMSSDYEIAIDCRSTMIRVGTAIFGPRVY